A window of Roseburia hominis A2-183 genomic DNA:
TTCCGGTTCGATTCCCCGGTTCCGCAAATACTGCTCGCCGACGTGAACCCACACCTGCATGGAGTCTAGCAGCGTGCCGTCCATATCAAAAATTGCCCCCTTCATTCCTGATCCCCCGCCATTTCCTCTACCAGAGCGCGCAGACGTCTCGTCGCCGCCTCGATATCCTTCTGTGCAAAAATGGCACTGATCACGGCAACGCCGCACAGACCGTTTCCGCGCAGCTGCAGAAGATTCTCCTCCTTGATGCCGCCGATCGCAATGACCGGAATCTTTACCGTCTCGCAGATGGCACGTATCGTCGCCGCATCAATGTGTCCCGCCTCCGGTTTGGAACTGGTCGTAAACGCAGCGCCAACGCCCAGATAATCCGCGCCATGGCGTTCTGCGCGGAGCGCTTCTTCCACATTATGCGCAGATACGCCGATGATTTTGTCAGCGCCCAGAATGGCACGCACATCGCCGGCTTCCATATCATCCTGCCCGACATGCACCCCGTCCGCGTCAATCTCTTTCGCAAGCGCCACGTCGTCGTTGATCACAAACGGCACGCCGTACCGCCGGCACACTGCCTGGATCTCCAACGCCTCCGCACGGAGTGCTTCCCCGGTCAGCTTTTTTTCCCGTAGCTGGACAAATGTCGCGCCTCCCCGGAGCGCTTCTTCCACCTGCGCCCCCAGCGTTGTTCCCTCGCTCCAGCTTCGATCAGTCACTGCATAAAGCAGCAGATCTCTTTTATCGCACTTCATAACGAATCCTTCCCTCCAGCATTTTCTGGTCCATCCGGTACACAGCATCAATGATACCGGTCCCGTAGGAGGCATTTCCGCCGCATAAACCGCGCTGCTCCCATGCAATCTCTCCTGCTGCATTCATCACGCAGACTGCCGCCGCGACCGCCTCCATGCCGCGCGCCGCGCATGCTGCTCCTCCCGCAGTATTCCCGCCGGTGCTTCCAGCCGGCGCTTCCATATTCCGCGCCACCGCGAGGAACGCCGCCGCAAGTCCGGAGAGCTGGCACCCGGTTCCGGTCACCCGGCTCATTTCCTCTCTCCCTCCGCGGATCACCACACACTGCTGTCCGTCCGAGACAAGATCGATCGCACCGGTCACCGCCACCACCGCGCCAAGGCGCTTAGAGACCGCCTTTACGAATGTGACCGCCTCCGCGAGCGTCTCCTCCGTGACCACATCCACCGGACGCACATCCACACCGCCCGCGGCGCCGGCCGCCTTCTTTTCTGCCAGTTCAGAAAGCGTCCGGATCTCCGACATGTTGCCGCGTATGGCGGTAAACGTCACCGCCCCCAACAGCTCTTCTGCCATCTTCCGGCGAAATGCGCTCGCACCGACGCCGACCGGGTCAAGCACTACCGGAATCCCGTTCCCGTTTGCCGCCTTTCCCGCCGCAAGCATTGCCTGCTCTCTGCGCTCGCCAGGAGTTCCCATATTAAGGGCGAGCGCCCCCGCATGCGCCGTGATCTCTCCCATCTCCTGCGGCTCGTCCGCCATGACCGGGTTCGCTCCACACGCCAGGATCATGTTTGCCACGTCATGCGCCGTCACATAATTCGTGATACAGTGTACCCGCGGCGCCGCCGCTCTTATTTTTTCCAGATATTCGTATGCTTCCAAGTAATGCTTCCCCTTTTTCCAACGCCATTTTATAAATATTTTCCACTTTTTAGAAATTTCTTACACTATATTAAGACATTCTTCATTTTGCCGTCAAGCTTCCGACACATTTTCCCGATAAGATAGAATCATCAAAAGGAGCTGTTGAGTTTCGACGCGGGGGTTGGGGTTCTGTCAGTTCCGCCTAAAAACTCTCTCACCGGCACTGCCGGCGGGTTTTATATATATTCCATATACTATATTACACTATTTCAAAAAGCCTTTCGGAAGTCCCTCCTACACTTCCGAAAGGCTTTTTTTCATTTATCCACAAGACTGCTCTTCTGCGGATAAAAAAGCTGCCTGATCTTATCGCGGAAGAACCCTCTTCTCTCCCCAAATTACCCGGCGGTATTCCCGCTGCCGCCGGTCTTGTCACTAACCTCTGGCCCGGCCGCCGCAGCGCCGCCTGACGGCGCGTTCCAGCGGCTCTCGGGAATCTCCCGCT
This region includes:
- the thiM gene encoding hydroxyethylthiazole kinase encodes the protein MEAYEYLEKIRAAAPRVHCITNYVTAHDVANMILACGANPVMADEPQEMGEITAHAGALALNMGTPGERREQAMLAAGKAANGNGIPVVLDPVGVGASAFRRKMAEELLGAVTFTAIRGNMSEIRTLSELAEKKAAGAAGGVDVRPVDVVTEETLAEAVTFVKAVSKRLGAVVAVTGAIDLVSDGQQCVVIRGGREEMSRVTGTGCQLSGLAAAFLAVARNMEAPAGSTGGNTAGGAACAARGMEAVAAAVCVMNAAGEIAWEQRGLCGGNASYGTGIIDAVYRMDQKMLEGRIRYEVR
- the thiE gene encoding thiamine phosphate synthase; this translates as MKCDKRDLLLYAVTDRSWSEGTTLGAQVEEALRGGATFVQLREKKLTGEALRAEALEIQAVCRRYGVPFVINDDVALAKEIDADGVHVGQDDMEAGDVRAILGADKIIGVSAHNVEEALRAERHGADYLGVGAAFTTSSKPEAGHIDAATIRAICETVKIPVIAIGGIKEENLLQLRGNGLCGVAVISAIFAQKDIEAATRRLRALVEEMAGDQE